One Cucumis sativus cultivar 9930 chromosome 1, Cucumber_9930_V3, whole genome shotgun sequence DNA segment encodes these proteins:
- the LOC101214856 gene encoding lysine-specific demethylase JMJ18 isoform X3 codes for MTLQPMDRNKLEADSETKGDQSSKSSHKSNQTVERSGSPQHQKISARWDPNEACRPLVDEAPVFYPTVEEFEDTLGYIAKIRPQAESYGICRIVPPSSWNPPCVLKEKSKWENATFSTRIQQVDLLQNREPMKKKSRGRKRKRRRQSKAGTSARSTNLGVEATVTSESDEKFGFNSGSDFTLKDFQAYADHFRESYFGITKAQEDINFDIESSKRWEPSVEDIEGEYWRIVEKSNDEVEVYYGADIESATFCSGFPKASSLVTEGNLDPYVKSGWNLNNFPRLQGSVLCFEESDISGVLVPWLYVGMCFSSFCWHVEDHHLYSLNYMHWGDPKVWYGVPGSHASSLEAAMKKHLPDLFAEQPDLLHELVTQLSPSVLKSEGVPVYRVVQNSREFVLTFPRAYHAGFNCGFNCAEAVNVAPVDWLVHGQNAVELYSAQRHRTSLSHDKLLFGSAREATQALWEILVLEKKTPNNLNWKSVCGIDGDLTKVIKTRVKMEEERMNCLPTNMKLQKMESEIDCKSERECYACFYDLYLSSTSCKCSPDRFSCLKHASNFCSCQVDDRSVLFRYSINELHTLVEALEGGLDAIKEWASRYCKMEKDNESVAKVELDSGLNDKPSWSPQITDKLKRSDVPCSSSSHASSEVVQSESHRGSLSLNNSNLSSDSQNDNVNSEMLINKGKKVEQEGCIDLNVDIISEGNANCGPHISDTKTIIDLEETYPLVFEQKYICKAAHESELMDLDTDHVTTLPAHDYSSSVKDGVRICGSNASKLFGVDLSQSQSQLHSAFPYNNCSKVETSEHLDKRIPSWSSSHLKTFPFVEPLNIGTIMFGKPWHCEKAIFPKGFRSRVKFLSVLDPTSIVTYTSEVLDAGLLGPLFKVTLEESPGENFTNVSATKCWDMVVQRINREIERHNLRSGGRLPGQLLKEVDGLEMFGFLSPHVIQAIEALDPTHQCMEYWNHRKQQAIPANSGKRMKLSLQL; via the exons ATGACATTGCAGCCGATGGACCGGAATAAATTGGAAGCAGATTCTGAGACAAAAGGG gATCAGTCTTCCAAGAGTAGTCATAAAAGTAACCAGACTGTTGAGAGGTCGGGAAGTCCTCAGCATCAAAAG ATTTCAGCTAGATGGGACCCAAATGAAGCATGCAGGCCTTTAGTTGATGAAGCACCTGTATTTTATCCTACTGTTGAG GAATTTGAAGATACACTTGGGTACATAGCTAAGATTCGTCCTCAAGCTGAATCTTATGGTATATGCCGGATTGTCCCTCCATCTTCCTGGAATCCACCATGTGTTCTCAAGGAGAAATCTAAGTGGGAAAATGCCACGTTTTCCACTCGAATTCAGCAAGTCGATTTGCTACAAAATAGGGAGcccatgaaaaagaaaagtagaggCCGAAAACGCAAGCGAAGGAGGCAATCAAAAGCAGGGACATCAGCTAGAAGCACCAATCTTGGTGTAGAAGCAACTGTTACTTCTGAGTCTGATGAAAAATTTGGATTCAATTCTGGGTCAGACTTCACACTTAAAGATTTCCAGGCATATGCAGATCATTTTAGGGAATCTTATTTTGGAATTACGAAGGCTCaagaagatataaattttgatattgaatCTAGCAAGAGATGGGAGCCTTCTGTGGAGGATATAGAGGGTGAATATTGGCGGATAGttgaaaaatctaatgacgAGGTTGAG GTTTACTATGGAGCTGATATAGAATCAGCAACATTTTGCAGTGGCTTTCCCAAGGCCTCATCCCTGGTAACTGAAGGAAATTTGGATCCATATGTGAAGTCAGGTTGGAATCTTAATAACTTCCCTCGCTTGCAAGGTTCTGTTCTGTGCTTTGAGGAAAGTGATATATCTGGAGTACTAGTGCCATGGCTATATGTTGGAATGTGCTTTTCCTCATTTTGTTGG CATGTTGAAGATCACCATCTTTACTCTTTGAACTATATGCACTGGGGAGATCCAAAAGTATGGTATGGAGTTCCTGGAAGCCATGCATCTTCTTTAGAAGCTGCAATGAAAAAACATTTGCCTGATTTGTTTGCAGAACAGCCAGATTTACTTCATGAATTG GTCACTCAATTATCTCCTTCAGTACTTAAATCTGAAGGAGTACCTGTATATCGAGTGGTCCAAAATTCCAGGGAGTTTGTTCTTACCTTCCCAAGGGCATATCATGCAGGATTTAATTGTGGTTTCAACTGTGCTGAGGCTGTGAATGTGGCACCGGTTGACTGGTTGGTTCATGGGCAAAATGCTGTAGAACTTTATAGTGCGCAACGACATAGGACATCACTTTCACAtgataaactattatttggttcAGCTCGGGAAGCTACCCAGGCCCTTTGGGAGATACTAGttctagaaaagaaaactccAAATAATCTTAATTGGAAAAGTGTCTGTGGAATAGATGGAGATCTTACAAAAGTGATCAAG ACAAGAGTGAAGATGGAGGAGGAAAGAATGAATTGCCTCCCAACTAATATGAAGTTGCAAAAGATGGAAAGTGAGATTGATTGCAAAAGTGAAAGAGAGTGTTATGCCTGCTTCTATGACTTGTATCTCTCTTCAACCTCGTGCAAGTGTTCCCCTGATCGGTTCTCATGCCTTAAGCATGCTAGTAACTTTTGTTCGTGTCAAGTAGATGACAGGAGTGTGCTCTTTCGCTACAGTATAAATGAGTTGCACACACTTGTCGAAGCATTGGAAGGGGGATTAGATGCCATTAAAGAATGGGCCTCAAGATACTGTAAAATGGAAAAGGACAATGAATCTGTAGCTAAGGTGGAGTTGGACAGCGGATTAAATGACAAACCATCTTGGTCCCCACAAATAACAGATAAGCTAAAAAGATCAGACGTCCCCTGCAGTTCCTCTAGCCATGCTTCTTCAGAAGTAGTGCAATCAGAGTCTCACCGTGGATCACTTAGCCTTAATAATTCCAACCTTAGTTCAGATAGTCAGAATGACAATGTAAATAGTgaaatgttaataaataaaggcAAGAAGGTGGAGCAGGAGGGTTGCATTGACTTGAACGTTGACATAATTTCTGAAGGGAATGCTAACTGTGGGCCCCACATATCTGATACCAAGACAATCATTGATTTGGAGGAAACGTACCCTTTGGTGtttgaacaaaaatacatttgtAAAGCAGCACATGAATCAGAGTTGATGGATCTGGACACTGATCATGTAACCACTCTTCCAGCTCATGATTACTCTTCAAGTGTAAAAGATGGTGTGAGAATATGCGGATCTAATGCCAGTAAGTTGTTTGGAGTTGACCTTTCGCAGTCGCAGTCGCAGTTGCACTCAGCATTTCCATACAACAATTGCTCAAAAGTAGAAACTTCAGAACATTTGGATAAAAGGATACCTTCTTGGTCAAGTTCTCATTTGAAAACGTTTCCTTTTGTTGAACCTTTAAATATTGGAACTATTATGTTTGGAAAGCCTTGGCACTGCGAGAAGGCCATATTTCCAAAAG GTTTTAGAAGTCGAGTTAAATTCTTGAGTGTGCTTGATCCAACTAGTATTGTTACCTACACATCAGAAGTTCTTGATGCTGGACTCCTGGGACCTCTGTTCAAG GTTACCTTGGAAGAATCTCCTGGTGAAAACTTCACTAACGTCTCAGCAACCAAATGTTGGGACATGGTAGTACAAAGAATAAACAGAGAAATCGAAAGACATAACCTTAGATCGGGAGGCAGACTTCCTGGGCAGCTTTTGAAGGAAGTTGATGGGCTTGAAATGTTTGGATTTCTTTCACCTCATGTTATTCAG GCTATCGAGGCTCTTGATCCTACACACCAGTGTATGGAGTACTGGAACCACCGGAAGCAGCAGGCAATACCCGCAAATTCAG GGAAGAGGATGAAACTGTCACTCCAACTATAG
- the LOC101214856 gene encoding lysine-specific demethylase JMJ18 isoform X1, with translation MTLQPMDRNKLEADSETKGDQSSKSSHKSNQTVERSGSPQHQKISARWDPNEACRPLVDEAPVFYPTVEEFEDTLGYIAKIRPQAESYGICRIVPPSSWNPPCVLKEKSKWENATFSTRIQQVDLLQNREPMKKKSRGRKRKRRRQSKAGTSARSTNLGVEATVTSESDEKFGFNSGSDFTLKDFQAYADHFRESYFGITKAQEDINFDIESSKRWEPSVEDIEGEYWRIVEKSNDEVEVYYGADIESATFCSGFPKASSLVTEGNLDPYVKSGWNLNNFPRLQGSVLCFEESDISGVLVPWLYVGMCFSSFCWHVEDHHLYSLNYMHWGDPKVWYGVPGSHASSLEAAMKKHLPDLFAEQPDLLHELVTQLSPSVLKSEGVPVYRVVQNSREFVLTFPRAYHAGFNCGFNCAEAVNVAPVDWLVHGQNAVELYSAQRHRTSLSHDKLLFGSAREATQALWEILVLEKKTPNNLNWKSVCGIDGDLTKVIKTRVKMEEERMNCLPTNMKLQKMESEIDCKSERECYACFYDLYLSSTSCKCSPDRFSCLKHASNFCSCQVDDRSVLFRYSINELHTLVEALEGGLDAIKEWASRYCKMEKDNESVAKVELDSGLNDKPSWSPQITDKLKRSDVPCSSSSHASSEVVQSESHRGSLSLNNSNLSSDSQNDNVNSEMLINKGKKVEQEGCIDLNVDIISEGNANCGPHISDTKTIIDLEETYPLVFEQKYICKAAHESELMDLDTDHVTTLPAHDYSSSVKDGVRICGSNASKLFGVDLSQSQSQLHSAFPYNNCSKVETSEHLDKRIPSWSSSHLKTFPFVEPLNIGTIMFGKPWHCEKAIFPKGFRSRVKFLSVLDPTSIVTYTSEVLDAGLLGPLFKVTLEESPGENFTNVSATKCWDMVVQRINREIERHNLRSGGRLPGQLLKEVDGLEMFGFLSPHVIQAIEALDPTHQCMEYWNHRKQQAIPANSGDNTFCESSALGLNFCWGETSATTFDINREEDETVTPTIGMERHHQNEVQVRSVLKGLLNKANPEELSVLQTIFCTDSQTTELRAEFASLIKEKQDKCR, from the exons ATGACATTGCAGCCGATGGACCGGAATAAATTGGAAGCAGATTCTGAGACAAAAGGG gATCAGTCTTCCAAGAGTAGTCATAAAAGTAACCAGACTGTTGAGAGGTCGGGAAGTCCTCAGCATCAAAAG ATTTCAGCTAGATGGGACCCAAATGAAGCATGCAGGCCTTTAGTTGATGAAGCACCTGTATTTTATCCTACTGTTGAG GAATTTGAAGATACACTTGGGTACATAGCTAAGATTCGTCCTCAAGCTGAATCTTATGGTATATGCCGGATTGTCCCTCCATCTTCCTGGAATCCACCATGTGTTCTCAAGGAGAAATCTAAGTGGGAAAATGCCACGTTTTCCACTCGAATTCAGCAAGTCGATTTGCTACAAAATAGGGAGcccatgaaaaagaaaagtagaggCCGAAAACGCAAGCGAAGGAGGCAATCAAAAGCAGGGACATCAGCTAGAAGCACCAATCTTGGTGTAGAAGCAACTGTTACTTCTGAGTCTGATGAAAAATTTGGATTCAATTCTGGGTCAGACTTCACACTTAAAGATTTCCAGGCATATGCAGATCATTTTAGGGAATCTTATTTTGGAATTACGAAGGCTCaagaagatataaattttgatattgaatCTAGCAAGAGATGGGAGCCTTCTGTGGAGGATATAGAGGGTGAATATTGGCGGATAGttgaaaaatctaatgacgAGGTTGAG GTTTACTATGGAGCTGATATAGAATCAGCAACATTTTGCAGTGGCTTTCCCAAGGCCTCATCCCTGGTAACTGAAGGAAATTTGGATCCATATGTGAAGTCAGGTTGGAATCTTAATAACTTCCCTCGCTTGCAAGGTTCTGTTCTGTGCTTTGAGGAAAGTGATATATCTGGAGTACTAGTGCCATGGCTATATGTTGGAATGTGCTTTTCCTCATTTTGTTGG CATGTTGAAGATCACCATCTTTACTCTTTGAACTATATGCACTGGGGAGATCCAAAAGTATGGTATGGAGTTCCTGGAAGCCATGCATCTTCTTTAGAAGCTGCAATGAAAAAACATTTGCCTGATTTGTTTGCAGAACAGCCAGATTTACTTCATGAATTG GTCACTCAATTATCTCCTTCAGTACTTAAATCTGAAGGAGTACCTGTATATCGAGTGGTCCAAAATTCCAGGGAGTTTGTTCTTACCTTCCCAAGGGCATATCATGCAGGATTTAATTGTGGTTTCAACTGTGCTGAGGCTGTGAATGTGGCACCGGTTGACTGGTTGGTTCATGGGCAAAATGCTGTAGAACTTTATAGTGCGCAACGACATAGGACATCACTTTCACAtgataaactattatttggttcAGCTCGGGAAGCTACCCAGGCCCTTTGGGAGATACTAGttctagaaaagaaaactccAAATAATCTTAATTGGAAAAGTGTCTGTGGAATAGATGGAGATCTTACAAAAGTGATCAAG ACAAGAGTGAAGATGGAGGAGGAAAGAATGAATTGCCTCCCAACTAATATGAAGTTGCAAAAGATGGAAAGTGAGATTGATTGCAAAAGTGAAAGAGAGTGTTATGCCTGCTTCTATGACTTGTATCTCTCTTCAACCTCGTGCAAGTGTTCCCCTGATCGGTTCTCATGCCTTAAGCATGCTAGTAACTTTTGTTCGTGTCAAGTAGATGACAGGAGTGTGCTCTTTCGCTACAGTATAAATGAGTTGCACACACTTGTCGAAGCATTGGAAGGGGGATTAGATGCCATTAAAGAATGGGCCTCAAGATACTGTAAAATGGAAAAGGACAATGAATCTGTAGCTAAGGTGGAGTTGGACAGCGGATTAAATGACAAACCATCTTGGTCCCCACAAATAACAGATAAGCTAAAAAGATCAGACGTCCCCTGCAGTTCCTCTAGCCATGCTTCTTCAGAAGTAGTGCAATCAGAGTCTCACCGTGGATCACTTAGCCTTAATAATTCCAACCTTAGTTCAGATAGTCAGAATGACAATGTAAATAGTgaaatgttaataaataaaggcAAGAAGGTGGAGCAGGAGGGTTGCATTGACTTGAACGTTGACATAATTTCTGAAGGGAATGCTAACTGTGGGCCCCACATATCTGATACCAAGACAATCATTGATTTGGAGGAAACGTACCCTTTGGTGtttgaacaaaaatacatttgtAAAGCAGCACATGAATCAGAGTTGATGGATCTGGACACTGATCATGTAACCACTCTTCCAGCTCATGATTACTCTTCAAGTGTAAAAGATGGTGTGAGAATATGCGGATCTAATGCCAGTAAGTTGTTTGGAGTTGACCTTTCGCAGTCGCAGTCGCAGTTGCACTCAGCATTTCCATACAACAATTGCTCAAAAGTAGAAACTTCAGAACATTTGGATAAAAGGATACCTTCTTGGTCAAGTTCTCATTTGAAAACGTTTCCTTTTGTTGAACCTTTAAATATTGGAACTATTATGTTTGGAAAGCCTTGGCACTGCGAGAAGGCCATATTTCCAAAAG GTTTTAGAAGTCGAGTTAAATTCTTGAGTGTGCTTGATCCAACTAGTATTGTTACCTACACATCAGAAGTTCTTGATGCTGGACTCCTGGGACCTCTGTTCAAG GTTACCTTGGAAGAATCTCCTGGTGAAAACTTCACTAACGTCTCAGCAACCAAATGTTGGGACATGGTAGTACAAAGAATAAACAGAGAAATCGAAAGACATAACCTTAGATCGGGAGGCAGACTTCCTGGGCAGCTTTTGAAGGAAGTTGATGGGCTTGAAATGTTTGGATTTCTTTCACCTCATGTTATTCAG GCTATCGAGGCTCTTGATCCTACACACCAGTGTATGGAGTACTGGAACCACCGGAAGCAGCAGGCAATACCCGCAAATTCAGGTGACAACACTTTCTGCGAAAGTTCTGCTTTAGGATTGAATTTCTGTTGGGGCGAAACAAGTGCAACTACTTTTGATATCAATAGGGAAGAGGATGAAACTGTCACTCCAACTATAGGAATGGAAAGACATCATCAAAATGAAGTGCAAGTTCGATCAGTGTTAAAGGGGCTGTTAAACAAAGCAAATCCTGAAGAATTGAGCGTGCTGCAGACCATATTCTGCACAGATTCGCAAACTACTGAATTGAGAGCAGAATTTGCATCACTGATCAAAGAGAAACAAGATAAGTGTAGATAG
- the LOC101214856 gene encoding lysine-specific demethylase JMJ18 isoform X2, translated as MDRNKLEADSETKGDQSSKSSHKSNQTVERSGSPQHQKISARWDPNEACRPLVDEAPVFYPTVEEFEDTLGYIAKIRPQAESYGICRIVPPSSWNPPCVLKEKSKWENATFSTRIQQVDLLQNREPMKKKSRGRKRKRRRQSKAGTSARSTNLGVEATVTSESDEKFGFNSGSDFTLKDFQAYADHFRESYFGITKAQEDINFDIESSKRWEPSVEDIEGEYWRIVEKSNDEVEVYYGADIESATFCSGFPKASSLVTEGNLDPYVKSGWNLNNFPRLQGSVLCFEESDISGVLVPWLYVGMCFSSFCWHVEDHHLYSLNYMHWGDPKVWYGVPGSHASSLEAAMKKHLPDLFAEQPDLLHELVTQLSPSVLKSEGVPVYRVVQNSREFVLTFPRAYHAGFNCGFNCAEAVNVAPVDWLVHGQNAVELYSAQRHRTSLSHDKLLFGSAREATQALWEILVLEKKTPNNLNWKSVCGIDGDLTKVIKTRVKMEEERMNCLPTNMKLQKMESEIDCKSERECYACFYDLYLSSTSCKCSPDRFSCLKHASNFCSCQVDDRSVLFRYSINELHTLVEALEGGLDAIKEWASRYCKMEKDNESVAKVELDSGLNDKPSWSPQITDKLKRSDVPCSSSSHASSEVVQSESHRGSLSLNNSNLSSDSQNDNVNSEMLINKGKKVEQEGCIDLNVDIISEGNANCGPHISDTKTIIDLEETYPLVFEQKYICKAAHESELMDLDTDHVTTLPAHDYSSSVKDGVRICGSNASKLFGVDLSQSQSQLHSAFPYNNCSKVETSEHLDKRIPSWSSSHLKTFPFVEPLNIGTIMFGKPWHCEKAIFPKGFRSRVKFLSVLDPTSIVTYTSEVLDAGLLGPLFKVTLEESPGENFTNVSATKCWDMVVQRINREIERHNLRSGGRLPGQLLKEVDGLEMFGFLSPHVIQAIEALDPTHQCMEYWNHRKQQAIPANSGDNTFCESSALGLNFCWGETSATTFDINREEDETVTPTIGMERHHQNEVQVRSVLKGLLNKANPEELSVLQTIFCTDSQTTELRAEFASLIKEKQDKCR; from the exons ATGGACCGGAATAAATTGGAAGCAGATTCTGAGACAAAAGGG gATCAGTCTTCCAAGAGTAGTCATAAAAGTAACCAGACTGTTGAGAGGTCGGGAAGTCCTCAGCATCAAAAG ATTTCAGCTAGATGGGACCCAAATGAAGCATGCAGGCCTTTAGTTGATGAAGCACCTGTATTTTATCCTACTGTTGAG GAATTTGAAGATACACTTGGGTACATAGCTAAGATTCGTCCTCAAGCTGAATCTTATGGTATATGCCGGATTGTCCCTCCATCTTCCTGGAATCCACCATGTGTTCTCAAGGAGAAATCTAAGTGGGAAAATGCCACGTTTTCCACTCGAATTCAGCAAGTCGATTTGCTACAAAATAGGGAGcccatgaaaaagaaaagtagaggCCGAAAACGCAAGCGAAGGAGGCAATCAAAAGCAGGGACATCAGCTAGAAGCACCAATCTTGGTGTAGAAGCAACTGTTACTTCTGAGTCTGATGAAAAATTTGGATTCAATTCTGGGTCAGACTTCACACTTAAAGATTTCCAGGCATATGCAGATCATTTTAGGGAATCTTATTTTGGAATTACGAAGGCTCaagaagatataaattttgatattgaatCTAGCAAGAGATGGGAGCCTTCTGTGGAGGATATAGAGGGTGAATATTGGCGGATAGttgaaaaatctaatgacgAGGTTGAG GTTTACTATGGAGCTGATATAGAATCAGCAACATTTTGCAGTGGCTTTCCCAAGGCCTCATCCCTGGTAACTGAAGGAAATTTGGATCCATATGTGAAGTCAGGTTGGAATCTTAATAACTTCCCTCGCTTGCAAGGTTCTGTTCTGTGCTTTGAGGAAAGTGATATATCTGGAGTACTAGTGCCATGGCTATATGTTGGAATGTGCTTTTCCTCATTTTGTTGG CATGTTGAAGATCACCATCTTTACTCTTTGAACTATATGCACTGGGGAGATCCAAAAGTATGGTATGGAGTTCCTGGAAGCCATGCATCTTCTTTAGAAGCTGCAATGAAAAAACATTTGCCTGATTTGTTTGCAGAACAGCCAGATTTACTTCATGAATTG GTCACTCAATTATCTCCTTCAGTACTTAAATCTGAAGGAGTACCTGTATATCGAGTGGTCCAAAATTCCAGGGAGTTTGTTCTTACCTTCCCAAGGGCATATCATGCAGGATTTAATTGTGGTTTCAACTGTGCTGAGGCTGTGAATGTGGCACCGGTTGACTGGTTGGTTCATGGGCAAAATGCTGTAGAACTTTATAGTGCGCAACGACATAGGACATCACTTTCACAtgataaactattatttggttcAGCTCGGGAAGCTACCCAGGCCCTTTGGGAGATACTAGttctagaaaagaaaactccAAATAATCTTAATTGGAAAAGTGTCTGTGGAATAGATGGAGATCTTACAAAAGTGATCAAG ACAAGAGTGAAGATGGAGGAGGAAAGAATGAATTGCCTCCCAACTAATATGAAGTTGCAAAAGATGGAAAGTGAGATTGATTGCAAAAGTGAAAGAGAGTGTTATGCCTGCTTCTATGACTTGTATCTCTCTTCAACCTCGTGCAAGTGTTCCCCTGATCGGTTCTCATGCCTTAAGCATGCTAGTAACTTTTGTTCGTGTCAAGTAGATGACAGGAGTGTGCTCTTTCGCTACAGTATAAATGAGTTGCACACACTTGTCGAAGCATTGGAAGGGGGATTAGATGCCATTAAAGAATGGGCCTCAAGATACTGTAAAATGGAAAAGGACAATGAATCTGTAGCTAAGGTGGAGTTGGACAGCGGATTAAATGACAAACCATCTTGGTCCCCACAAATAACAGATAAGCTAAAAAGATCAGACGTCCCCTGCAGTTCCTCTAGCCATGCTTCTTCAGAAGTAGTGCAATCAGAGTCTCACCGTGGATCACTTAGCCTTAATAATTCCAACCTTAGTTCAGATAGTCAGAATGACAATGTAAATAGTgaaatgttaataaataaaggcAAGAAGGTGGAGCAGGAGGGTTGCATTGACTTGAACGTTGACATAATTTCTGAAGGGAATGCTAACTGTGGGCCCCACATATCTGATACCAAGACAATCATTGATTTGGAGGAAACGTACCCTTTGGTGtttgaacaaaaatacatttgtAAAGCAGCACATGAATCAGAGTTGATGGATCTGGACACTGATCATGTAACCACTCTTCCAGCTCATGATTACTCTTCAAGTGTAAAAGATGGTGTGAGAATATGCGGATCTAATGCCAGTAAGTTGTTTGGAGTTGACCTTTCGCAGTCGCAGTCGCAGTTGCACTCAGCATTTCCATACAACAATTGCTCAAAAGTAGAAACTTCAGAACATTTGGATAAAAGGATACCTTCTTGGTCAAGTTCTCATTTGAAAACGTTTCCTTTTGTTGAACCTTTAAATATTGGAACTATTATGTTTGGAAAGCCTTGGCACTGCGAGAAGGCCATATTTCCAAAAG GTTTTAGAAGTCGAGTTAAATTCTTGAGTGTGCTTGATCCAACTAGTATTGTTACCTACACATCAGAAGTTCTTGATGCTGGACTCCTGGGACCTCTGTTCAAG GTTACCTTGGAAGAATCTCCTGGTGAAAACTTCACTAACGTCTCAGCAACCAAATGTTGGGACATGGTAGTACAAAGAATAAACAGAGAAATCGAAAGACATAACCTTAGATCGGGAGGCAGACTTCCTGGGCAGCTTTTGAAGGAAGTTGATGGGCTTGAAATGTTTGGATTTCTTTCACCTCATGTTATTCAG GCTATCGAGGCTCTTGATCCTACACACCAGTGTATGGAGTACTGGAACCACCGGAAGCAGCAGGCAATACCCGCAAATTCAGGTGACAACACTTTCTGCGAAAGTTCTGCTTTAGGATTGAATTTCTGTTGGGGCGAAACAAGTGCAACTACTTTTGATATCAATAGGGAAGAGGATGAAACTGTCACTCCAACTATAGGAATGGAAAGACATCATCAAAATGAAGTGCAAGTTCGATCAGTGTTAAAGGGGCTGTTAAACAAAGCAAATCCTGAAGAATTGAGCGTGCTGCAGACCATATTCTGCACAGATTCGCAAACTACTGAATTGAGAGCAGAATTTGCATCACTGATCAAAGAGAAACAAGATAAGTGTAGATAG